Below is a window of Penaeus monodon isolate SGIC_2016 chromosome 13, NSTDA_Pmon_1, whole genome shotgun sequence DNA.
TCTAAAGAGGGACTGGAAGGAGTAACAAACGACTGAGAAACAGAATGAGCTGATTCGAGAGACTGAGTGGGCAAAGAGATTCCTGGATGTAGAGGAAACATATTAGGAAGTTCTAAATATTGTGAAGGCCTATTTAATGCTTTTTCCGGAGACGTGGTAGCAGAAGCAGGTGCAAAAGAATCAGAGGAAGACTGTGAAGACGAAGACCCAGGAGATTCAAAAATAAAGATTGGCTGTGATGTTACGATACTAGAATGGAACGGATCTGAAGCACCTGATACATTTGAGCTGAAGGAATGAAGACCACTTGgcgacggaaggaaggaagctgAAGAATCAGATGGCTGTAAGTTGTGAATTATTAGATTTTCCGAAGCTGGAGAATGTTGCGAAGAGGAGTGGCTAGAGGTGAGGGACTTATCGTGACTTGGCTGCTGTGAAGATTGGGGGAAAGTGGTGTAGCGCGAAGAGACTGTCAGTCCTTTCGCGAGAAACAGTGGGTCTTTGGCTTGGGATATTGTGGGGTTtgcaggagagaggaaggaagatgaagggggggaggctACAAGTCTGGAGGCTGTTGAAGTCGAGGAAGTCTTCGAAGTCACGTGATCACTGTTATCTTGATAACCACCAACTGCGACAGGCTTGGAAGGCCCGTCTCTTTGCGGGCCCTTGAATGTCTTCTGGCTAGTGAGCCCCTGTAGAAGCAACGGGgaatcttcatctttctccttcttatccttttGGAGACGACTCTTGATCTTGCGGTGGGGCGTCGTGACCTGTGGCGGGAAGTAGGTCCTGGCGCCTtcgggaaggagggtgagggcggTGCTGGGCGGCGGGTCCTCGTCAACGTCCACACGGATGAAGTACGAAAGTCCTGTGAGGTCTTTTGCCCCGACCGGCTGCCGAAGTACCACCGGAAGCTCTTGGTAGGAGCTCTTGAAGCGAATCTGCCTCTGTCGCTGGAGAGGTTAAGAGACTCGGTGTCcgtgttaaattatttttttatcactgttgtgGAAATCTAGGCTTGATAGaaacattagaaaaaagaaaCTGATATCATTTAAGTGGTCTCTACCGATACGTAGTTTCATGATAAGTCTGTCTCACTTCAGCAAAAAACAAATGTTGACAATTGCCATGAAACCAGAACCAGAGTAAACGatgcaaaaataagtaaaaatgaaagaaaattaaacctcgagtggcaaaagaaaattttaatcaaGTGGATGTGTAGCTGCTCAGTAGATTGACATACGATTGCATATTCATGATGAAATACATAACCTTTTAATACAGGCCCTTGAACATGGTACGTCATGTactaaaagaaaacataattatagattacttctctcctccacttctaCGTGAGGGGAGCACTTTAGTATACATAAATGAACTCTTTGTTTTATAATCAGGTATTAGATCCGCAAGATGACAGGACAATAAcaggaataagaataaaattatataatgacaagaataagaataaggcgaaaaaaaaagaaaaaaggagaaaaagagaaataaaatctaCTCTGAAGCAGAAGCATTTACTTGCATCAAGAGCgaatttcttgttcttcttgttcatcaACGCCTTCCTGGACGCCGCCTGACAATTACAAGGCAATTAACCAGAGCAGAGAAAGAGGCCATTGTATATTCCTTCCTTTTGTTTTGGATTTAgctttctctctttaatttatCATGGTTAGGTTTATCCGTATGCTTTTGctgctgttgatttttttctaattttatttttttctatcttatacattttttttcggtttattaatATTCTAACGAAAGAAtctgttgctgctgttttttatttgtttgtttaattttcttttgtgaaaATTAATTTGTCTTGTGCGTTGAAGATATGTGGGACGTGACCGAGTTTCATACATACGTAGTTTTAAAAACTACTACAAAAGAATCAGAAAATCAAGTGAAATCGACAAAGATCTAGATACGAAAATACCACACGAATAGGAACAGAAGCtaaatgagggaagagaagaagtacCAGTTTGTTACAAAGAAACGACAAAATGCGTAAAAATAAGGGTACTATGCTTAAAAGTAAGtactcaaaaataataacaaaatgaaatgatACGAACAAATTACGTAAATAGACAAAAActaaatgaaggaagagaaaaagagagaaaaaaacgcctCTAAATATCAGTCAACATTTCTCCTTACCCTAATGATAGCATCGAGCTGGGAGAGGTCACGGGGCGTGGCCAGATGACCCAGGTAGGAGACCAGCACGGGATTGGTCGAGTGGATATAGAGGTCCTGCAATAACTCCTCTGCATTTTCTTcgatctctctcccacttccttcttctaATTCTTGTTGCTTTACTGCGGTTTTCGGTTCCTTCGTCTTCTGCGTGACAGCTGTTGAGGAGGAATGCTTGTAAGTAGAGGTGTCAGAAAACTGTGGTTGGCTTGAGTGTATTTCTTTGGTCATTTATGCGTTagattccttgttttcttttctgtatgagtgtacgtgtatgtgtgtttgtgtgtatgtgtgtatgtgtgtgtgtgtatgtgcgttgtgtgtgtgtgtgtgtgtgtgtgtgtgtgtgtgtgtgtgtgtgtgtgtgtgtgtgtgtgtgtgtgtgtgcatgcgtgtgtgtttgtgtgtgtgttggtcctctctctctcatatatacacatatatacatacagatatattatacatacatacacacacatgtatgtatatgtatatgtatatatatacttatacacgtgtgtgtgtgtatatatatgtgtgtgtgtgtgtatatatatatatatatatatatatatatatatatatatatatatatatatatatatatatacgtatgtatttatgtatatatatatatgtatatgtatgtgtatgtatgtgtatgtatgcatgtttatgcatatatatatatatatatatatatatgtatatatatatatatatatatatatatatatatatatatatatatatatgtatatatatatagacatatatgtcgatatatgcatatttatatatctatctatatctgtctatctatctatgtatctgtctattttcacacatgcaacaaacaaacacactgttTATGAAGAAAAATTACATATCTGTCCGAAGTTTGGCGAGGAGGCAGAAGGCTTACTGAAATTTATCTCTGTGATTAACAGGGGCATGGAAAAGTTCAGTGGATAATATATCAAATTGAGGCGAACAGATAAGgtagatacgaaaaaaaaaacacttttacatTCACTagtgcatacatacttatgtatatgaatgaaaatatacatttaaatgaaTGATTTGATGAGGTTAGATAGAATGActgttaaattttataaaattattgttacaACAGCCAATTAGATCGACATATCAataaagagaaacacacaaatagatagagacattAATGTTGTATTAATGTTGCTCTATTAatatgtgcattcatacacacatagatggatatgcatacatatatatatatatatatatatatatatatatatatatatatatatatatatatatatatattatatatatatatatatatatatacacacatgtgtgtgtgtgtgtgtgtgtgtgtgtgtgtgtgtgtgtgtgtgtgtgtgtgtgtgtgtgtgtgtgtgtgtgtgtgtgtgtgtgtgtgtgtgtgtgtgtgtgtagagagagagagagagagagagagaggagagagagagagagagagagagagagagagagagagagagagagagagagagagagagagaggagagagagaggagagagagagagagagagagagagagagagagagagagagaaagagagagagagggagggagggagagacagctagctagctagctagctagaaagatatgtgtgtgtgtgtgtgagtgtgtgtgtgtgtgtgtgtgtgtgtgtgtgtgtgtgtgtgtggtgtgtgtgtgtgtgtgtgtgtgtgtgtgtgtgtgtgtgtgtgtgtgtgtgtgtgtgtgtgtgtgtgtgtgtgtgtgtgagtgaggagaggaggagagagagagagagagagagagagagagagagagagggagagggagagggagagggagagggagagggagagggagagggagagagagagagagagagagagagagaggaggaggaggaggagggagggagggagagagagagagagagagagagagagagagagagagagagagagagagagagagagagagaggggggggggggagagagagagagagagagtgtgtgtatgagtgtgtatgagtgtgtgtgtgtgtgtgtgtgtgtgtgtgtgtgtgtgtgtgtgtgtgtgtgtgtgtgtgtgtgtgtgtgtgtgtgtgtgtgtgtgtgtgtgtagagagagagagagagaggagagagagagagagagagaggagagaggaggagagaagagagagagagagagagagagagagagagagagagagagagagagctagaaagatatgtgtgtgtatgtgtttgaatatgtttgagtgtgtgcgtgtgtgtgtgtgtgcgcgcgcgtgtgtgtgtgtgtgtgtgtgtgtatgagagagagtgtgtgtacagTAAATCTTGAAAGAGATGAAACGCAATTTAAGAAAACTTAcaccttgtgtatgtgtgtgtgtgcgtgtgtgtgtgtgtgtgtgtgtgtgtgtgtgtgtgtgtgtgtgtgtgtgtgtgtgtgtgtgtgtgcgtgcgtgcgtgcgtgcgtgcgtgcgtgtgtgtgtgtgtgtgtgtacagtaaatCTTGAAAGAGATGAAACGTAATTTAAGAAAACTTACACCTTTCATCCTGGTGTTGCGCCGATGCCGACAACAGCGCCAGACTCCACAGCAGCAACATAACACGGACAGACGCCATGACGGGAAATGGAATTAaaacaagagaacaagaaaaagagtacgaaaagggaaagaggaaatggtgAAAGGCAATGAAAGgtgatgggaaaaaggggaaattttgggatcTCGTTAACTAGCGGCTCAAGAGGGAAGTTTTGCAAGTGCTTCCCTGACAGTAGATAAGAACTACATGGATGTCTGTGTCTCTGACACAAGTCCCAATGACGGTTTTCAAATATCACTTTAGAAATTACTCGAACAGTCGCAATAAGGCTTCAAAAATTAGATCGAAGCTGGATTAATGGAAATCAGATCGAAGCTGGATTCATGGAAATCAGTGATAAACCAAACCGCAGAAAGCTTCGAAAATTCAACTCGACTCAGCCACTGAATCCGACTTAGCCCACTTAGTACTGAAGGGTGATCACTGCAGCTTTTCCCATCCGTGTGAAATACCGGCCAAGTCTTCGAAGGTGATCGTTATGATAACGAATGGCCAGCAGGTGTGGGCGCTATGGATGGagagtgcgtgcgcgtgcgtgtgtggacGAGAGGGCGGGCGGATTGGAAGGAATGCCTGCCGGGTGTCACAGGAAGAGACAGTCGCAGGAGCGGGCT
It encodes the following:
- the LOC119580235 gene encoding mucin-12-like, with the protein product MASVRVMLLLWSLALLSASAQHQDERSVTQKTKEPKTAVKQQELEEGSGREIEENAEELLQDLYIHSTNPVLVSYLGHLATPRDLSQLDAIIRRQRQIRFKSSYQELPVVLRQPVGAKDLTGLSYFIRVDVDEDPPPSTALTLLPEGARTYFPPQVTTPHRKIKSRLQKDKKEKDEDSPLLLQGLTSQKTFKGPQRDGPSKPVAVGGYQDNSDHVTSKTSSTSTASRLVASPPSSSFLSPANPTISQAKDPLFLAKGLTVSSRYTTFPQSSQQPSHDKSLTSSHSSSQHSPASENLIIHNLQPSDSSASFLPSPSGLHSFSSNVSGASDPFHSSIVTSQPIFIFESPGSSSSQSSSDSFAPASATTSPEKALNRPSQYLELPNMFPLHPGISLPTQSLESAHSVSQSFVTPSSPSLDIQSLSQHLEQPSISSHSSRPPQITKSTAISSDQKTPLPPNSLQLSKAIQVFSHPSSKSTRPFHELSSIIDTQRAPVLFNSPASSVSVKVSQELEPPSHPFPQSGQSSNHLPVPSPLSSNPSRQSKSFQRPFSSPLPQPPPLRPSRPKGTPSSSSSASSITTASLGAKVSSSPASPTPTQKLSQESISASKLQANTNTFSKHRSRQNQTPLTSSKVSDPRPNAKAKSISSKPVNSIQQSEALRRGRSEGHGQGGSRNRERDRGSGDGEGRQIQSGINSATPADGKTRTVLNSDDPYVNSIPGRSGIDYPTFQTLPKTGFDCSSKQSGGYYADPEADCQVFHVCWGRRRASFLCPIGTIFNQQVLVCDWWYNVDCAATPEHEGVNAGIWEPRVTRNRL